GAAATCAACGGAATCCAATTGGAGCTTAGAATGGCCATAGAACCCTGGAACGTCTTGGGCGAGGAAATGTCCGGTAGGGGAACGGCAAGGTATGTGGATTCCTCCTTGGAAAGGGTTCAGGTAAAATTGAAAAATTTCACCGAGGAGCGGTATACCTTAACTTGTAATGGGGTCAAAGTGGAATTGAGTTCTACGGGAACCAAAGGGGAATATGTGGCAGGTGTCCGGTTCAAGGCTTGGGAACCTTGGTCCGCACTTCACCCAACAATTGGGGTAGATACACCGTTGGTATTTGATATTGTGGATGATTGGAACAAAAAGTCCATTGGGGGTTGCACTTATTTTGTATCACATCCTGGAGGACGTTCCTATGATACCTATCCCGTCAACAGCTATGAGGCCGAATCTAGACGAATAAACCGTTTCTGGGAGTTTGGACATACCCAAGGTGAAGTGACACCGATGGAATTGGCACCTTCAACAAATTTTGCAGGTAGAACGGTACAACCAAAGGTAGCTTCCAATACATTTGTATATAAAGAGATACCTATAAATCCGGAATATCCTCATGTGACGGATTTAAGAAAGAAGTAATTAGAATAAATCAATGTCCACAACCACGAAGACGAGCTGGTTAAATAGCTACTCCACAACACTAGGCAATGATGAGGTGTTCAATCCCAATAATGAAGTAAAGGGGTATTGGAAGAAACTGTTTTCAGGTTTTGACAAGTTGGGAGAAAACGGCCTTTCCGGACGCCAAAAGGATATCGATTGGTTGCTTTTGGAAAATGGTGTCACTTACAATGTATACAACGACCCACAGGGAATGCATCGTCCTTGGAACCTAAACGTGGTTCCCTTGATCATGCACCAGAATGAATGGCAAAATGTGGAAGCCGGATTAAAACAACGGGCCGAGTTATTGAATTTGGTTCTTAAGGATGTATATAGTGAGCGTAGACTGATAAAGGACGGTATTATTCCGCATGAAGTCATTTACGGCCATAGAGGATTTTTACGGCAATGTTCTGGTATTGAATATACTACGGAAAAGCTTCTCTCGATATATGCTGCTGATCTGGCCAGGGGTACGGATGGCAGATTATGGGTGGTAAACGATAGGACCGAAGCCCCGTCAGGTATGGGCTATGCCTTGGAAAACCGATCTACTACCAGTAGGACACTTCCTGAAATGTACTCCAAGATGAACGTTTCACGTTTATCGGTTTTCTTCAGGGATTTTCATCAAATGTTGATTGATAGCTCCCCGATCAAAAGGGATAATCCCAATATTGTCATATTGACACCGGGCTCACATAACGAAACCTATTTTGAACACGCTTTTATGGCTTCGTTCTTAGGATATCCCTTGGTGCAAGGAAACGATTTGGTGGTTCGTGACGGATTTCTTTGGATGAAATCTTTGCAAGGACTAAAGCGAATTGATGTGGTTTTGCGTAGGGTAGATGATGCCTTTTCAGACCCTTTGGAACTTAGGGAGGATTCCCACTTGGGCGTTGCGGGTCTTTTGGATGTAGTCCGAAGAAAAAATGTTTCGGTCATTAATCCAGTGGGGAGTGGGGTTATAGAAAATCCCGGTTTGATACCTTTTATGCCAGCCATAGCAAGGTATTTTTTAAACGAGGAATTGATCTTGCCCCAGATTGCATCTTGGTGGTGCGGTCAGGAAAAGGAAAAGAATTATGTACTGAACAACCTCTCCAATTTGGTCATCAAACGTATCGATAGAACCAATAGGGAAAGTATATATTTCGGTAAGTTTTTAAGTTTGGCCGAACTGGATTCCCTGAAAGAAAAAATAAAGGAAAGACCCTATAGGTTCGTTGCCCAGGAGCAAATCAATTTTTCCACAGCACCCAATTTATTAGGAAGTACGTTGACACCTAGAAATGTGGTTACACGGGCATTCTCCATAGCTTCTGGAAATCATTATAGTGTGATGCCGGGCGGACTCGTGAGGGTGGCCCCGGATAGTAAAACGGTTCGGGTTTCCAATCAAAGAGGAGGGACCAGTAAGGATTTTTGGGTCGTTGAAAATCAGCCTGTAAAAGAGGATAAAAATAGGAACTGGGAACAAAAATCGTCGATAGCTATATCCGGCTTGGACGATCTACCCAGCCTAACGGCAGAAAATCTCTTTTGGGCGGGACGCTACGTAGGCAGGACGCTTGTGAATGCGAGGTTTATTCGCACAGTAATGCGTCAGCTGGCCATGGCCCAGAATATGGACACCAAACCGGACTCCGTAAAGCTTCAAGTTCTTTTAAAAGCGGTTACCCACCTTACGGGTACATATCCAGGCTTTTCGGAAAAGGCAAAGGAAGGTAAACCCGCAATGGAAAACCCATATGAAGAAATGCTTTCTGTAATACGGGACAAAGATCGGGTAGGTAGTTTGGCCCATACCATAGGCATGTTCAGTAATTCGTACTACTCCATTCGAAATCTTTGGTCTTCGGATATGTGGCGGGTTTTTGAAAACATTCAAAAATTATGGCAGAATTTCCAGGATGAGGAAAATCCGTCCATATTGAAAATATTAAAGGTCCTCAATCAATTAATAACCCGGTTAATTGCCTTCATGGGGCTCATTGAGGAAAGTATCATGGTGCAGCAGGGCCTGTTACTTTACTTCATTGGTCTGCAATTGGAACAAAGTATGTTGGCCATTACCAAATGCCGCTCCCTTTTGGCCGTCAAATATGATACACAGGTGGAGTATGACTTATTGGAATATCTGCTTACCAGTCACGAAAGTTTGAACATTTATAGGTATAGCTATCGCTCACATATTCAATTGGAGCATGTGCTGGATTTGGTGATTTTGGATGTGGAGTATGCCAGGTCCTTGACGTTTATGATCAAAAGATTGCAGAAGGATATTGCAAGGTTACCGCACTCCAGAAAGGATCAGCAGTTGACCAACTATCAAAAATATGTGTTTAGCGCCTTTTCCAAACTCCGTTTATCGGAATCTTCCAAATTATGCTTGACCAAAACGAAAAACGATGTGGTGCGGGAAGATCTGGATACCTTGTTGGAAGAACTTTCAGATTTGCTTTACAAGACCTCCCAATCCCTTACTGGAACCTATTTTAACCATACGGATAGACAAACACAAATGTTTACCCAGTCTTTTCCAATCTGAGCATGGTCTTTAATGTAACGCATATCACTACCTATAAATACAATGCACCGGTCAATTATTGCCATAACATTGCAACATTGCGCCCGCGCAAATCGGAAGGACAGGAATTGTTGGATTATAGGATTCAAATTAGCCCCAAACCCGCGGAAATTACGGAGCGTGTCGATTTTTTCGGGAATTATATTACCCGATTTTCCATTCAGATGGAGCATGATGTTCTTAAGGTCGTCACGAAGAGTAAAATAATTAGGGATTGTGGGGCGATTTATGAAAGCTACTTTTCCGAAGCCTGTAGAAAAATTACCATGGACGAGGCACTTTTTGCTTTGAACGGACATGACCCTACGGTTTTGGATGCCAAACAGTATGTTTTGGAATCCATATTCATAAGAAGAACGGATAAGAATATTAAGGAATATGCAGAACGTTCATTTCAGGGTAACCGCTCTGTATTTGATGCAGCGTATGAATTGATGCAGCGCATTTATACCGATTTTGATTTTGTTTCTGGTTTTACCAGTATATCCACCCCTATTGAAGAGGTAATGAAAGTGAAAAAAGGTGTTTGTCAGGATTTTGCACAAATTGCCATAGCCTGTATACGGTCTGTTGGTCTTCCTGCTCGATACGTAAGCGGATACATAGAAACACTTCCGCCACCGGGCAAAGAAAAACTGGTGGGTGCCGATGCCTCTCACGCATGGTTTTCCATTTTCATTCCCGGTTTTGGTTGGGTGGATTTTGACCCTACCAATAATCAAATACCCAAAGACCAGCATATTGTGGTGGGGTGGGGTAGGGACTACTATGATGTTCCACCTTTAAAGGGAGTGGTCTATGGTAGTGGAAAAAGCAAGCTTAAAGTATCTGTTGATATTGCCCGGGTGGATTAGGTCAAATGCTTTTTAAAAAAATCTATTGTTCTTTTCCAAGCCAATTCGGCCGCTTCACGGTCATATCTAGGAGTAGTGTCATTATGGAACCCGTGGTTTGCATTTTCATAGATAAATGCCTCATATTTTTTACCATGTCCCTTTAAGGCCGTTTCATAAGCTGGCCAACCTTCATTTACCCGCTTATCCAGTTCTCCAAAGTGAAGCAATAAAGGGGCATTTATTTTATCGATATCTTCCGTAGGCTGACCTCCATAAAAGGGTACAGCGGCACTTAAATCAGGTACTTTAACCGCCATCATATTGGAAATCCATCCGCCAAAACAGAAGCCAACGACCCCTACTTTACCGGTACACTCCGGATGATTTTTTAAATATTCAAAGGCAGCAATGAAATCTTCCAACATTTCATCCCTATCCCGTTTTCTTTGTAGTTCCCTACCATCATCATCATTGCCTGGATAACCACCCAATGGAGTAAGGGCATCCGGAGCAATGGAGATGAATCCGGCCAGAGCCGCACGTCTTCCAACATCCTCAATATGCGGGTTCAATCCTCTATTTTCATGCACCACAACAATGCCCGGTAGTTGACCTTCTGAATCGGCCGGTCTCGAGAGCAGGGCCTTAATGGAACCTCCTCCTTTTGGAGATTCATAATTTATATATTCCGATTTTAATTTAGGGTCATCGGGCTTTATTTGTATTTTCTTCACATAATCCGGTGAAATGAAGCCAAGCAATGAAGAAACTGTTATTCCCCCTACGGCATAGGTAGATAGTTTGTCAATAAACAACCTTCGGCTTACCCTATTGTGGGCACAGTCGTCATATAGGTCAAAAACCTCCTGTTTGATGTCCTCTTTTCTTAACTTTTTCATGGTTATGGTATTTTAATCGGCCGATTTATAAATGAATTCCACAATTCTATCCGCATTGATGAAACCTTGTCCGTGGGTCTCGTCCCATTCCTTGGACAATCCCATTTTTTGTACTTCCTCCAAGGATTTCCCAGTACCTCTAGCTTCTTTGACACGTTCCCTCAAGGTAATCAAAATTTCGGTATAATCCTTCAAATCAGACTTTGAGGAAACCGCCCCATGACCGGGAATGATTTTTGTTTCGTCGTCAATTAGTTCCAAAGCCATTTTTGTGTTCGATATCAATCCGTCAATATCACCGCCAGAACCCAGGTCCAAATAAGGGTAGCGACCACTAAAAAAATTATCGCCCATGTGAATGACATTATCTTCTGGAAAATAGTAATACGTATCCCCATCAGTATGGGCGGGATTAACATGCATAGCATGCACACTCTTTCCATTTTTTAGATGTAGGGTCATTTTGTCGTTAAAGGTAACCACTGGCCAGGCTTCCTTGGGCTGAGGTTCTTCGGCACCTTCCATACGCTTTCTTACATTCTCATGGGCAATGACCAAGGCACCTGCATTGGCCAAATTTTCATTGCCACCCGTGTGGTCTCCGTGCATGTGGGTATTGAGAACAAAATTGATAGGCTTGTCCGTTATTGTTTGAACATGGGCAACAATTTTTTCCGTGAGGGGACCAAATTGGTCATCTATGAGATAGGCGGCATCCTCCCCAATGGCCAATCCTATATTTCCTCCTGCACCAAAAAGTGCGTAAACGTTTTCGGTTAGTTTTTCGGAGGTGATTTCAACGGTACTGAAATCCCGTTGAGCCAATAATGCAGAGGTACTAAGTAACAAGAGAATAAAAGGTGATTTTAGTTTTAGCATTGGATTAATTTTAAAGTTTTGCTGAAATAGTCTTTTAGGGTTCAATGGGAAGTCTCCAGATGTTGTTTGAGTAAATCTTTTCCATAGTCATTACCGTTTGGCGTTCTTACCACGGTATGGATATGGTTTCGGGTAGGTCCTCTATCCTTTACATTGGGTACGCCCACCACGCCTTGGTGGTCAAATTCTATAAGGATAACTGGGTTATGAATTCTATAGTAAAATACCGCATCTTCGGTGGTATTCCCAATCCATGCAAACCAAGTTTCATCCCAATGCGACTTTATCTCTTCCATTTTTATTTCATGATGACCTTCTCGCATATTACTGATATATTGATCTATAAGAAATAGCAAGGCTGTTTTTTCACTAGTAGAAAGATTTTTTACGTTAAGACCTTCAAAATCCAACACTATATTATCCTTGGAAGCTTCGCCTTTGTTACTATTATGTTTTTTTTCCTTGCTTAAAGTTGCTTCTTCCTGCTGTTCTGGGGATAGTGACTGCATAAAGGAAAGGCCTAAATTTTGTTCATCCTGAAACAGAGTATTACCGGCATATTTTCCCGTTGTAGTGATAATGGGTTCTCCACCCATGAACACCGGTGACATCACAATCTGGTCACCTAGTACAAAATAGTTGATGACCAAATGATGGCCATCCAATTGCCATCCCCAGGGCTCAGTTTGCGATGGGGACCCCATAACCGTAAAGAAGTATAGCTCCTCGTCGAACATATCGGGCCTATTGTTCAATTCTGCCAAGGTTTGGTCCGTTTTCATGATGTCCCTGCTCAACTGTAGACCCTTTGCACTTAAGGATTCTTGCATAAGTTCGAATGCCAGATTTTTTTGTTTTTGGTCCATTTCCTTCAACGAAACTCCTTGTCTCGTATAAATACCATTATCTACGTTAGACCATTTACGCCATTCAAGGTCTTCGACCGGATAGGTTGTTCGGCTTAATTGCTCTTGATCAAGGCCGTTTAAGAACTGCTTGGCAGCATCAATTATAGGTTTTGTGGAAATGCCCGTAGCCTGTATAGGAAAAAGATTTTCAATTTTACCATCCGAGGTAATCACACCTTGAAATTTTTCCGCTAGGGCCTTATTCTCCATTTGTTTAAAATAGGTTCTGGCATCTCTGGTTTGTGCTTTGGTTTGGCCGTAGGATATACATAACACTAAAACCATTAAGATGTTTAATTTTTGCATTTATGAAAGGTTTGTTCAACTATTACTTAACAGGCTTGGACATTATCTTCGTATCACTTAAAATATTCATCATGAACGTATTAAAGGTATGATATAATTGTCAAATATGAGCTTTGAATGTCGTTTTGGCATTTATCTCTTCGTGGATTTAATATTTAAATATTGAAGACATATATAATTATGATAGCTTTAACAAGTTTGGATTAAACCTTTTGAGTTATTTATGGTCTTATTATTTGTACAAACAACTAAATTTTAGAACATTATGAAAAAAAATCTATCCCTAGTAGCACTTGTGTTTTGCTCAATTCTTTCTGCTCAATCTACTTGGAAGGCAGACAAAGCGCATTCAAAAGTTGGTTTTGATATTACACATCTCTTGATTTCTGAGGTAGATGGTAATTTTGATGAATTTGAAATTTCCGCTACCGCTGATGATACTTTTATGAATCCATCCTTTGATGTTTCAATCAACACTGCCAGTGTTGATACGGACAATGAAAGAAGGGACGGACATTTGAAAAGTGCCGATTTCTTTGATGTAGAAACCTATCCTACTATGACCTTTAAAACTACATCCGTTGAAAAAACGGGTGACAATACCTTTAATATGACGGGTGATTTAACCATTCATGGGGTAACGAAATCCGTTACCTTGGAAGGTAAGGTAAATGGAGTCATTACGGATCAGCGTAGTCAAAAGTTAAAAGCAGGACTTAAAATTACTGGAACCATCAATAGAATTGATTTTGGGGTAGGAGAGGAAAGTGCCGCTATTGGCAATGATGTGGACCTTACCATAAATTTGGAGATGGCACAAAAATAAAAAGTATAAGAAAAATAAAAGCCCACTTCTAATGGGTTTTTTTATGTCTGTAGATTACAAGGAAAGTGCCTACTGTATACAGTTTTATTTTGCTTAAGGATAAAAAATTACAGCTCTTGGGAATACAAAAAGCGATTAATCTCCAATTTAATCCGATACCGCACTTATTCATTTCATATGACATAAGATTATCGAGGTTTATGTTGGATATTATGCTACTATTGGCCCTGTTTTTAAAGTGAACCATATAATTTCGGCTTAGATTTTTATAAATGTATTTTGAACACGTAATATTAGTTATAAGTGGCACAATTATTTTAAATAGCGCCATAAATGGGGTATATTTGAAGCTTAAAGTATACTGGTAGAAATTAAAAATTAAAGAACCTATTAATACATGAACCAAGAAATTGATCAATTAGCGGCGGATAATATAAGAGCATTGGCCGTAGCTATGGTAGAAAAGGCAAATTCTGGACATCCAGGTGGACCCATGGGAGGAGCCGACTATATGCATATTTTATATTCGGAATTTTTTAATTACGATCCAGCGGATATGCACTGGCCGTTCCGTGACCGCTTCTTTATGGACGCGGGCCACCTTTCTACCTTAATGTACGCACAGTATTATTTGTTGGGAAATTATAAAAAAGACGACATTGCCAATTTTAGACAATGGGAATCTGTAACACCGGGACATCCGGAAGTTGATGTTGCGAGGGGCATTGAAAATACATCGGGTCCTCTTGGTCAAGGACACACCATGGGTGTAGGGGCTGCTATTGCAGCGAAGTTTTTACAGGCTCGTTTTGGGGATTGGATGAACCATAAGGTTTATGGGTTTATTTCTGATGGTGGTGTTCAAGAGGAAATTTCCCAAGGAGCGGGGCGTATTGCCGGACACTTGGGATTGAACAATTTTATTATGTTCTACGATGCCAATGATGTGCAACTTTCGTCCAAGACCGATGAGGTAACCTCTGAAGATACAGCCAAAAAATATGAAGCTTGGGGTTGGAAGGTCGTTACAATTGATGGTCACGATCATGACCAGATCAGAAAAGCCCTGACAGATGCCAATGCGGAAACCGAAAAGCCAACTTTGATTATAGGTCATACCATTATGGGTAAGGGTTGTGTTACAGCAGATGGGGAGATGTATGAAGGGCACACTGAGCTTCACGGTAAACCCATTGGGGATACTGGTGCCGACTATGAAATGACCCTTAAGAATTTAGGTGCGGATGTTGAAAATCCTTTCGATATCTTTCAAAAAGTAGCAGAATTTTATGAGGATGTAGTAGGAAGAAAAAGAGCTGCTGCCCATGCCAAAAAATTGGAAATCGATGCGTGGAGAGCTGAAAATATGGAGCTCTCAAGCAAATTGGATAGCTTTTTCGATGGTAAGTTACCTCAATTGGATTTTGGTTCCATCGCCCAGAAGGAGGGTCAGGCTACAAGAGCGGCATCGTCCAATGTACTGGCCTATTTGGCAGAAAACGTTGAGAACATGATTGTTTCTTCAGCAGATTTATCCAACAGTGATAAAACGGATGGTTTCCTTAAAAAGACCTCCATTCTTAAAAAGGGCGATTTTTCTGGAGCTTTTTTACAGGCCGGTGTTGCGGAATTGACCATGGCGGCCCTGGCGAACGGTATAGCCCTTCACGGGGGAATTATTCCGGTTGTTGCTACATTCTTCGTATTCTCGGATTATATGAAACCGGCAATTCGTTTAAGTGCCATTCAAGAATTGCCCGTTAAATTTGTCTGGACACACGATGCCTTTAGGGTAGGTGAAGATGGTCCTACGCATCAGCCCATAGAACAAGAGGCACAGATACGATTATTGGAAAAATTGAAAAACCACAGTCATGAGCAAAGCTTTGTTGCCTTGCGCCCTGCGGATTCCCAAGAAACCAATGTGGCTTGGAAAATGGCCATTGAAAATAGAAAGACTCCTACTGGACTAATATTGTCCAGACAGAATATAAAGGATGTGCCCGCCCAATCCGGTAATCGCTATGAAGAAGCATTGGGTGCTGAAAAAGGAGGGTATCTGGTGCAGGAAACAAATGACCCTGATGTAATTCTTATTGCCAATGGTTCAGAAGTGTCTACGCTCGTGGATGCTTCAAAATTATTGGAGGAAAAGAAAAATCTAAAGGTCAATATAGCATCTATCCCATCCGAAGGAATTTTTAGGCAGCAACCAAAGGAATATCAGGAAAAAGTGATTCCTGGCAATAAACCTGTATTTGGATTGACTGCTGGCTTGCCCGTTAATCTGGAAGGTTTGGCTGGTCCAAATGGAAAGGTTTTCGGACTTGAGCATTTTGGATATTCTGCTCCCGCAGGTGTATTGGATGAAAAATTTGGATTTACGGGAGATCAGGTTTATGAACAAGTAATAGAATTTTTGAACAAGTAAAACAGAAATAAAATGAAATTTTTTATAGATACAGCGAATTTAGATGAAATAAAAGAAGCTCAGGACATGGGGGTTTTGGATGGTGTAACCACCAATCCGTCCCTAATGGCCAAAGAAGGTATTACCGGAACGGAAAATATCATGAATCATTACAAAAAAATATGTAATTTGGTAGATGGTCATGTGAGCGCAGAGGTTATTTCCACGGATTTTGATGGAATGGTAGAGGAAGGTGAAAAATTGGCAGCGCTAAACCCTCAGATTGTAGTGAAACTTCCTATGATTGCTGAAGGAGTAAAAGCGTGTAAATATTTTTCGGATAAGGGAATCAAGACCAATGTAACCCTAGTTTTCTCGGCCGGTCAAGCCTTATTGGCGGCAAAAGCGGGGGCAACGTATGTTTCCCCTTTTATCGGACGATTGGATGATATCTCTACGGATGGTTTGGGGTTGATAGCTGATATTCGTCTTATTTATGACAATTACGGTTTTGAAACCGAAATTTTGGCTGCATCCGTAAGACACATTATGCACGTATTGGATTGTGCCAAAATAGGTGCAGATGTAATGACAGGTCCTTTATCCGCTATTAAGGGGCTTCTAAAACATCCATTGACCGATAGTGGTCTTGCTAAATTCCTTGAAGATTACAAGAAAGGAAACTAAAATATGGATTATATATAATCTAAAAAACACCCAGCTTGTTGGGTGTTTTTTTTGGCTTTGGGTTAAAAAAGGATGTTATTGGCTTCCCCGAGTATAATAAGTAAATTTACAGGTAGCCTAAGAGATATTAAAATGCACAAATTATTCAGGATCTTTTTGTCAATTGTCGCAGGTGTGGGTTTGGTGGCGTGTAAGCAGGAGGTAAAGAAGGAAACGGAAAGTTCAAAATCCGGAAGGGAGATTTCAAACGTCATTAATAACGATTCAGTCCTATTGGTAGAAAAACCCAATGATGTTGACACCCCAGAGGGTATGGTTTGGATTCCGGGCGGAGAGTTGAAACAAGGGGCCGTTCCCCAGGACAAAATGGCCATGCAACACGAAAAGCCGGCCATAAATGTTTTGGTCGATGGTTTCTTTATGGATATCACCGAAGTGACGAATGCACAATTCGAGAAATTTGTAAACGAGACGGGTTATGTGACCACGGCAGAAAGAGCAATCGATTGGGAGGAATTAAAGAAGCAGGTTCCCGAAGGAACGGAGAAGCCCCATGATTCGGTCTTGCAGCCCGGTGCGTTGACCTTTAAAAAAACAAAAACCTCAGTACCCAATCTTTACGATTTTTCACAATGGTGGAATTGGACCATAGGTGCGGATTGGAAACATCCAAACGGACCTGAAAGTAATATTATAGGTAAGGAAAACTACCCGGTTGTACAAATATCCTATGAGGATGCTTTGGCCTACTGCCAATGGGCCGGAAGACGATTACCAACGGAGGCTGAGTGGGAGCTAGCCGCTAGGGCAGGGAAGAAGGGTACAACATTCTTTTGGGGAGACGATATTTCGGTTCTTCAACAAAGGGCGAATACTTGGGAAGGGGAGTTCCCGGTAACAAACACCAAAGCAGATGGGTTCGAATTTAGGGCACCGGTCAAATCGTATCCCCCAAACGACTATGGGCTTTATGATATGGCGGGCAATGTTTGGGAGTGGACAAGTGATTGGTACAATACCAATTACTATAAGGAGGTTAAAGCTATGGGTGAGGTTCAAAAGAATCCGCAGGGTGCCACAAAGCCATTTACCCCTAATAATCCCTATGCCAAGGAGAAGGT
This window of the Maribacter cobaltidurans genome carries:
- a CDS encoding formylglycine-generating enzyme family protein translates to MHKLFRIFLSIVAGVGLVACKQEVKKETESSKSGREISNVINNDSVLLVEKPNDVDTPEGMVWIPGGELKQGAVPQDKMAMQHEKPAINVLVDGFFMDITEVTNAQFEKFVNETGYVTTAERAIDWEELKKQVPEGTEKPHDSVLQPGALTFKKTKTSVPNLYDFSQWWNWTIGADWKHPNGPESNIIGKENYPVVQISYEDALAYCQWAGRRLPTEAEWELAARAGKKGTTFFWGDDISVLQQRANTWEGEFPVTNTKADGFEFRAPVKSYPPNDYGLYDMAGNVWEWTSDWYNTNYYKEVKAMGEVQKNPQGATKPFTPNNPYAKEKVIKGGSFLCSASYCASYRVSAKMGSSMDSSLEHTGFRTVATVDMLTD